The Pseudomonas sp. MPC6 nucleotide sequence CGACGCCGGGTTGGTACCGTGGGCCGAGGACGGGATCAGGCAGATATCCCGCGCGCCTTGATCGCGGCTCGCGTGATACTTGCGGATCGCCAGCAACCCGGCGTACTCGCCCTGGGCGCCGGAGTTGGGTTGCATGCAGATCGCATCGAAACCGGTGATCGCACAGAGCCAGCGTTCCAGCTCCTCGATCATCAGCGAATAACCCACCGCCTGTTCTTTCGGCACAAAGGGGTGCAGGTTGGCGAATTGTGGCCAGGTGATGGGGATCATCTCGCTGGTGGCATTGAGTTTCATGGTGCAGGAGCCGAGCGGGATCATCGATTGATTGAGCGCCAGGTCCTTGTTTTCCAATTGTTTGAGGTAACGCAGCATTTCCGTTTCGCTGTGGTGTGCGCTGAACACCGGGTGGCGTAAATAAGGCGAAGTCCGCAACAGCCCGTCGGGAATGCCGCAAGCCAGGGTTTCGGCGTCCAGATCGTCGACGTCGAGCCCATGATCGGCACCGAGAAATACATCGAACAGTTTCGCCACGGTGCGCTCGTCAGAGGTTTCGTCGAGACTCAGCCCCAACTGCCCACGCCCGAGAATGCGCAAGTTGATCTGCACTGCCCGGGCACTTTCGATAATTGCAGTCTGAGTGCCACCGACCTCCAGGGTCAGTGTGTCGAAAAAATGCTGGTTGAGGCGGGTGATGCCATGTCGCGCCAGGCCCTCGGCGAGGATGCAGGTCAGCCGATGAACCCGCTGTGCAATCCGCTTCAGCCCTTCCGGGCCGTGGTAGACCGCGTAGAAACTGGCGATGTTGGCCAGCAGTACCTGGGCGGTGCAGATGTTCGAGTTGGCCTTCTCCCGGCGGATGTGTTGCTCGCGGGTTTGCAGGGCCATGCGCAAAGCGACGTTGCCGCGAGCATCTTTGGACACGCCGATGATCCGCCCGGGAATCGCCCGCTTGTACTCATCGCGACTGGCAAAAAACGCCGCGTGGGGCCCGCCGTAACCCATGGGCACGCCGAAACGCTGGGATGAGCCGAACACCACGTCGGCGCCCAATTCCCCTGGCGGTGTCAGCAACAGCAGGCTCAGCAGATCGGTGGCGACGCAGGCCAGGGCCTGCTGGGCATGCAGGTGATCGATCAAGGGGCGCAGATCGCGGATCTCGCCATGGGTATCGGGGTATTGCAGCAGCGCGCCGAACACCTGGTGCTGTTTCAAGTTATCCACAGCGTCGATGACCAGCTCGAAACCGAAGCCTTCGGCACGGGTCTGCACCACGGAAATCGTCTGCGGATGACAGTTTTCGTCAACGAAGAACAGATTGCTCCTGGACTTGGCGACACGCTTGGCCAGTGCCATGGCTTCCGCCGCTGCAGTGGCTTCGTCCAGCAGCGAGGCGTTGGCCAGTTCCAGCCCCGTAAGGTCGATGGTCAATTGCTGGAAGTTGAGCAGCGCTTCGAGCCGCCCTTGGGCGATCTCCGGTTGATAGGGTGTGTAGGCGGTGTACCAGCCGGGATTTTCCAGCACGTTGCGCACAATGACAGGCGGGGTGAGAGTGGCGTGGTAGCCCATGCCGATCAGGCTGGTCCAGACCTGATTCTGCTCGGCGTAACCGCGAAGCTTGGCCAGCGCGGCTTCTTCGTCGAGGGCGGGGGGCAGGTCCAGCGCGCGGTTCAGGCGGATTCCCGGTGGCACCGTCTGCTCGATCAACTCGACCCGGCTGCCGAGGCCGAGGCTGTCGAGCATGGCCTGCTGCTCGGCGGCATCGGGCCCGAGGTGGCGGCGAAGAAAGGCATTGGGGTCGCGTAACTGGCTCAAGGACGGCAACTGGGACATGACGGGCTCTCTCTTGACTGGCGCTCAACGTCGATGCAACACGGTCAAACCAGCATAGCAGCCGATACCGACAGTGAACCCTGTCCTGTAGGAGCGAGCTTGCTCGCGATGGTCGTTAACGATAGTGCTTGAAGCCTGACACCCCGCGGTGTTCTCAGGTCCATCGCGAGCAAGCTCGCTCCTACAAGGGGAAATCCGGCAGATAATAAAAAGCCCCGACGAGTCGGGGCTTTGGGGATGACGCTTAAGGCTTATTCGCCAATGGCAGCCTTGTAGCCAGCCGCATCGAGCAGCTTGTCCAGGTCAGCGGCGTTGCTTGGCTTGAGCTTGAAGATCCACGCGCCGTACGGATCGGAGTTGAGCAACTCCGGGTTAGCGCTCAGCTCTTCGTTGATCGCGATCACTTCACCGGCCACCGGAGAATAGATATCGGAAGCGGCTTTGACCGACTCCACCACGCCGGATTGATCACCGGCAGCGAAGACTGTGCCGACTTCGGTCAGCTCAACGAACACCACATCGCCCAAGGCTTCCTGAGCGTGATCGCTGATGCCCACGGTGAGGGTGCCATCGGCTTCCAGGCGGGCCCATTCGTGACTTTCGGCAAAACGCAGGTCGGCAGGGATATCGCTCATATTCTGTGTCCTCAAGAAAAATGTCAGCGGTCGTTGCCCGCCAGAAAAGGTTAGATCAAGGTTTTGCCATGGCGTACGAAGGTCGGTTTGACCACTCGAACCGGGTACCACTTGCCACGGATTTCCACTTCAGCGCGGTCGGCAGTTGCCATTGGCACGCGCGCCAGTGCTATCGACTTGCTTAGCGTAGGAGAGAAACTACCACTGGTGATCTCCCCTTCGCCAACATTGGCGATGCGAACCACCTGATGAGCGCGCAAAACCCCACGCTCCTCAAGGACCAGACCGACCAGTTTATGTTGTACCCCACCGGCCCGCTCGGCTTCCAGGGCAGTGCGACCGATGAACTGACGTGTGGCCGGCTCCCAGGCAATGCTCCAGGCCATGTTGGAGGCCAGCGGTGAAACGTCTTGATGAATGTCCTGACCGTAAAGGTTCATGCCCGCTTCGACACGCAAGGTGTCCCGTGCGCCGAGGCCGATCGGGGAAATGCCCGCCCCCACCAGATCGTTGAAGAATCCCGGGGCCTGGTCGGCCGGCAGAATGATTTCCAGACCGTCTTCACCGGTGTAACCGGTGCGCGCGATAAACCAGTCGCCGTCGGGCTGGCCTTCGAAAGGCTTGAGCAGCTGGATCAGATTGCCGCGGGACTGAGTCACCAGTTCCGCGATTTTCTGCCGGGCCTGGGGACCTTGAATGGCCAGCATCGCCAACTCCGAGCGCTCATTGAGTTGCACGTCGTAGTCGCCGAGGTGGGCCTGCATCCAGGCCAGGTCCTGATTACGGGTGGAGGCGTTGACCACCAGCCGATAATCGTCGTCGAGGCGATAGACGATCATGTCGTCGACGATGCCCCCGCGCTCATTGAGCATGGTGCTGTACAAGGCACGGCCAGGGCTGTGCAGACGCTCGACGTCATTGGCCAGCAAATGCTGGAGCCAGGCCTTCGCCTGGGGGCCGCCGACATCGATCACGGTCATGTGGGATACATCGAAAACCCCGCAATCGCGGCGCACCTGATGGTGCTCCTCGACCTGCGAGCCGTAATGCAAAGGCATATCCCAACCGCCAAAATCGACCATCTTCGCGCCGAGGGCGAGATGAAGGTCATACAGAGGCGTACGCTGTCCCATGGGTTTCTCCTTCCGGGCGTGGCGAAGGTGCGGGCCGGCGCTGCACGGGGTGAACGCCTTGAAATAAAAGGCTTTCAGCCGATTTCAGCTACCAGGTCTGTAGGACGGACCGCACCGAATGCCGCGCATTGTAGCTTCAAGGTGTAGGACTGGCACCTAGCTGTTTTGATGCGCCGAACGTCTGATCAATCCGATGACCGGTAACAAGCCGACCAGGACCAGTGTCAGTGCCGGCAACGACGCCCTCGCCCACTCCCCTTCGCTGGTCATTTCGAAGATGCGCACCGCCAGCGTGTCCCAGCCAAACGGGCGCATCAGCAGGGTCGCAGGCATTTCCTTGAGCACGTCGACGAACACCAGCAACGCGGCGCTCAAGGTGCCAGGCAGCAATAACGGTAGATACACTTTGAAAAACAGTCTTGGCCCGCTCACGCCAAGGCTGCGCGCCGCTTCGGGCAAAGATGGCCGTATTCGCGCCAGGCTGCTTTCCAGCGGCCCGTAGGCGACGGCGATGAACCGCACCAGATAGGCCAGCAATAAGGCCGACAGACTGCCAAGCAGCAAGGGTTTACCGGCGCCACCGAGCCAGTTCGAAAACGGGATCACCAGCTCGCGATCCAGGTAACTGAACGCCAGCATGATCGACACGGCCAGCACCGAACCGGGCAAGGCGTAGCCGAGGTTGGCCAGGCTGACACCGGAACGTATCGCCCGGGTCGGCGCCAGCCTGCGGGCAAACGCCAGCACCAGGGCAACACCGACGGTGATCAGCGCCGCCATGCCACCCAGGTACAAGGTATGGACGATCAGCCCGGCGTAACGCTCATCCAGATCGAAGCGCCCGCGCTGCCAGAACCACACCACCAGTTGCAGCATCGGAATCACGAAGGCACAGGCGAAGACCAGGCCGCACCAACTCATGGCGGCCAGCGCTTTGAAGCCATGCAGGTGATACAACGCCTTGATCCGAGGTCGCTCGTTACTCGCCCGATTCGCCCCGCGGGCGCGACGCTCGCCGTACAACACGACCATCACCACCAGCAACAGCAGGCTGGCCAGTTGCGCGGCAGTCGAGAGGCTGAAGAAGCCGTACCAGGTTTTGTAGATGGCGGTGGTGAACGTGTCGAAGTTGAACACCGACACGGCGCCGAAATCGGCCAGGGTTTCCATCAGCGCCAATGCCACGCCCGCACCGATGGCTGGGCGCGCCATCGGCAAGGCCACCCGCCAGAACGCCTGCCACGGCGATTGCCCCAGGACCCGTGCCGCTTCCATCAAGCCTTTGCCCTGGGCCAGGAACGCGGTCCGCGCCAACAGGTACACATAGGGATAGAAAACCAGCACCAGCACCACAATCACTCCGCCGGTGGAGCGCACTCGCGGCCATCTGATGCCACTGCCGAACCATTCGCGCAGCAGGGTTTGCACCGGGCCTGCAAAATCCAGCAAACCCACAAAAACGAATGCCAACACATAAGCGGGAATCGCGAACGGCAGCATCAAGGCCCAGTCCAGCCATCGCCGCCCGGGGAATTCGCAGAGGCTGGTGAGCCAGGCCAGGCTCACACCCAGGACCGTTACGCCGACACCGACGCCGAGGACCAATGTCAGGGTGTTGCCGAGCAGGCGCGACATCTGGGTATCCCAGAGGTGGGACCAGATCTGTTGGTCGATGGTTTGCCATGACAACAGCAAGACGCTGAGGGGCAGCAGGACCAGCGCAGCGATGGCGAAGACCAGGGGATACCAGCGGCGTTGGGCGGGGTGGGCCAAGGAAGGTCTCTCGCAAGGAAATCGTGAAGTGTAGGGAAAACGCAAAAAGATCGCAGCCTCCGGCGGCTCCTACATTGGGAGGGTGTTCACCCTGTAGGAGCTGCCGAAGGCTGCGATCTTTTGATCTTTAACGTTAAAAACTCAGTTCCAGCCTGCCCGATCCATCATCCGAATCGCTTCAGCCTGACGCTTGCCGGCAATTTCCACCGGCAAGGTATCGGCGACGAACTTGCCCCAGCTCGCCACTTCAGCGGAGGGTTGCACGGCAGGATTGGCCGGGAATTCCTGGTTCACGTCGGCGAAGATCTTCTGCGCTTCAGGCGTGGTCATCCACTCGACCAGGGCCTTGGCCGCTTCCGGGTGCGGAGCATGTTTGGTCAGGCCGATGCCCGACAGGTTGACGTGCACGCCACGGTCGCCCTGGTTTGGCCAGAACAGCTTCACCGCCAGGTCAGGCTTCTGCTTGTGCAGGCGGCCGTAGTAGTAGGTGTTGACGATGCCGACGTCACACTGGCCCGCGTTGATCGCTTCCAGCACCGCAATGTCATCGGAGAACACGTCGGTGGACAGGTTGTTGACCCAGCCCTTGAGGATCTTCTCGGTTTTTTCGGCACCGTGGACTTCGATCATGGTGGCGGTCAGGGACTGGTTGTAGACCTTCTTCGCCGTGCGCAGGCACAGGCGACCTTCCCAATTCTTGTCGGCCAGGCCTTCGTAGGTGGTCAGCTCGCCGGGCTTCACGCGATCGGTGGAGTAGGCGATGGTCCGCGCCCGCAGGCTCAGGCCGGTCCAGGCATGGGCGGAGGAGCGATACTGCAGCGGGATGTTGGCGTCGATGGTTTTCGAGGTGAAGGGTTGCAGGATGCCCATCTGCTCGGCCTGCCACAGGTTGCCGGCATCGACGGTCAGCAGCAGGTCGGCGGTGGCGTTCTCGCCCTCGGCCTTGATCCGCTGCATCAGCGGCGCTTCCTTGTCGGTGATGAACTTCACCTGCACGCCGGTTTTTGCGGTGTACGCATCGAATACCGGCTTGATCAGCTCATCGATTCGCGAGGAGTAGACCACCACCTCGTCGGCGGCCTGGGCAAGGGTGCTGCCGATCAGGGCCAGGGCCAGTGCGGTCAGTAGACGCTTGGGTGCCAACATGGGCGCGATCTCTCGATTGAAAAAATGAGTCTAAATGATAAGGACACACATTTGCCTTCTCAATCGAACAGTTGGTAGAGGAGTTACCAGATGTTGCACAGTTTGAAATGTGTGGTGGATGTGCCCGCGAAGGGGCCATCAGCATCGATTAAGATGTCAGGCCTTGGCCAGCGCCGGCAGATCCCCAATCAACCCCAATGCCTCACGCACAAACAACGCCTTGGCCTCCGGCATCTGATCAACCATTTTCAACCCGGCATTACGCAACCAGCGCACCGGCAGCGGGTCAGCCTGGAATAACCGTTCAAAGCCTTCCATCGCCGCCATCAACGCCAGGTTATGCGGCATGCGCCGACGCTCGTAACGACTGAGCACTTTCACATCCGCCAATCGCTCGCCACGGCCAGCCGCCTGCAACAGCACCTCGGCCAGCACGGCGGCATCGAGGAAACCGAGGTTCACCCCCTGCCCGGCCAAAGGATGAATGGTGTGAGCCGCATCGCCGATCAACGCCAGGCCTTCAGCCACGTAGCGCTTGGCATGGCGCTGACGCAGCGGCACGCACAGGCGCGGATCGGCGCTGAGCACGGTACCCAGCCGACCTTCGAAGGCGCGCTCCAGTTCCTTGCAGAAACCGGCGTCGTCCAGCGCCATCAGGCGTTCTGCTTCGCTCGGCGTGGTCGACCAGACGATCGAACACCAGTCCTGCCGGCCGTCACGCTCCAGCGGCAGAAAGGCCAATGGACCGTCATCGGTGAAACGCTGCCAGGCGGTCATTCGATGAGGTTCGGTGCTGCGCACGCTGGTCACGATCGCGTGGTGCAGGTAATCCCACTCACGGGTCGCCAAGCCGGCCAGGCGCCGCACTGCCGAGTTGGCACCATCGGCGGCAATGACCAACGGCGCGCGCAAGGTGCGGCCATCGGCCAGGGTCAGCAGCCAGTCGTCGCCGGAGCGGCGCATCTGCTCCAGACGCGCATTGGCCAGCATCCCCAGATCGCAGTCGTGCAAACGGTCGAGCAAGGCATCCTGCACCACGCGGTTCTCGACGATATGCCCGAGTACCTCGGCATGCACGCTGGTCGCCGAGAAATGGATCTGTCCGGTACCGCTGCCGTCCCAGACATGCATATCGGTGTAGGGACTGCTGCGCCGATCGACGATGCCATCCCAGACGCCCAGGCGATCGAGAATCCGCTGGCTGGCGATCGACAGCGCACTCACCCGCGGCTCGAACGGAGCCTGTGCGTCAAAGGGTTTGACGGTCATCGGGCTGCCATCCAGCAGCAAGACTTCCAGCCCGCTGTCCTGCAACGCCAGCGCCAGGGCGCTGCCGACCATTCCGGCCCCGACAATCAGCAGATCTGCGCGCATTTCCATGCTTTAAGCCTGTCTCGCTTGCGGCTTGAGCCGCACGTAAAGGGTTTTCTCGGCCCGCGCCACCAGAGTGCCGCAGCCGTCGTGAATATCGAGTTGCAACTGCTTAAACATCGGGGCGCGTACCCAGCCCCATGGCCTGCCGCGCGAACCAGCGCTTGGCCGGTGGCAGCAGATCGAGACCGAGCAGGCCGATATTGCGGCCCAGGGAAACCAGCGGCTGGGTGCTGCCGAACAGGCGGGTGACCTGATCGGAGAAGCCCACGGTCAGGCTCTGATCCAGACGCTGGCGTTCGCGGTAGGCTTGCAGGGTGGCGAAGTCGCCGGGCGGGTTTTCGCTGCCCAGCAGCGCATCGGCCAATGCCTGGGCATCGCGCAGGGACAAATTGAAACCTTGCCCTGCGATCGGGTGCAGGCTGTGAGCGGCATTGCCCAGAATCGCCAGATGCGGACGCACCTGCTCTTCGGCCTCGATCAAAGACAGCGGATACAGATGCCGTACCCCGACCTGCTTCAAGGTCCCGAGACGATAACCGAACACACCCTGCAACTCGCTGAGGAAACTTCGCTCATCAAGCGCCGCCAGCCGTTGCGCGTCCATGCCCAGACGGGTCCAGATCAACGCGCAGCGGTTGTCCGGCAATGGCAACAACGCCATCGGCCCCTCATCGGTGAAGCGCTCGAAGGCCGTGCCGTTGTGCGCTTCACTCGGCGTGACGTTGGCGATCAGCGCGCTCTGGTGATAGGGACGGGTCTTGATGCCGATGCCCAATTGCTCGCGCAGACCGGAACGGCCGCCATCAGCGAGCACCGCAAGGTCGCATTCCAGGGTGGTTTCATCGTTGAGGACCAGGCGGTAGCCATCGGTCAACGGCTCCATGCGCGTGACCTCCGCCGGACACCGCCAGCTGATCACGTCCTTGTCCAGGCCTTGCCAGAGGCATTGGCCGAGCCAGGCGTTTTCCACCACATAGCCCAGCGCCGGTACGCCCTCTTCCATCGCCGACAGGCGCGCGGTGGAGAAACGTCCACGGTCGGAGACGTGGATCTGCTTGATCGGCTCGGCCCGACGGGAAATTTCCTGCCACGCGCCCAGCCGTTGATAAATCTGCCGAGCGCCGTACGACAGCGCCGAAGAACGCGCATCGTAGCTCGGCTGGTAGGTGTCGCCCGGAGCAAAGGGTTCGATCAGCACGATCTTCCAGCCACGGGCCTTGGCCCCGGCCTGCAAGGCCAACGCCAGGCTGGCGCCGACCAGGCCGCCACCGATGATTGCCAGATTGACTCGACTCATGCCGCTTGTGTCCGCGCGGCGGCCATCAAGGCCTCGATCTCGGCGACCGTTTTCGGCACGCCATGGGTCAGGATTTCACAGCCGGTTTTGGTGACCACTACATCGTCCTCGATGCGCACGCCAATGCCGCGCCATTTTTTCGCTACGTTCTGGTTGTCCGGGGCAATGTAGATGCCCGGTTCCACGGTCAGCGCCATGCCGACTTCCAGCACGCGCCATTCGCCGCCGACCTTGTACTCGCCGACGTCGTGCACATCCATGCCCAACCAGTGACCGGCGCGGTGCATGTAAAACGCCTTATGGGCTTCGCCGGCGATCAATTCATCGACGTCACCTTGCAACAGGCCCAGCTTCACCAACCCGGCGGTAATTACCCGCACCGTGGCTTCGTGAGCCTGGTTCCAGTGTTTGTCCGGGGCGATCTCGGCAAAGGCGGCTTCCTGAGCCGCCAGCACCAACTCGTAGATCGCCTTCTGCTCGGGTGAATACTTGCCGTTGACCGGCCAGGTGCGGGTGATGTCGCTGGCGTAGCAATCGATCTCGCAGCCGGCATCGATCAGCACCAGGTCACCGTCCTTGAGCACCGCATCATTCTGCTGGTAATGCAGGATGCAACTGTTGCGCCCCGAGGCGACGATCGAACCGTAGGCCGGCATTTTCGCCCCGCCCTTGCGGAACTCGTAATCAAGCTCGGCTTCGAGGCTGAACTCATGCAGCCCGGCCCGGCTGGCCTGCATCGCGCGGATGTGGGCCTGGCCGGAAATTCGAGCGGCCTCGCGCATCACCTTCACTTCTGCCGCCGATTTATACAGGCGCATGTCGTGCAGCAGATGATCCAGGGCAACGAATTCGTTCGGCGGCTGGGCGCCGAGGTGCGCTTTAGAGCGGATCACGTTGATCCAGTCCATCAGGTGCCGATCGAATTCCGGGTTGCTGCCCATGGCCGAATACACCCGGTCGCGCCCTTCGATCAGGCCCGGCAGAATGTCGTCGATGTCGGTGATGGGAAAGGCGTCGTCGGCGCCGAAGTCGCGGATCGCGCCTTCCTGGCCGGCACGCAGGCCGTCCCACAACTCTCGTTCGGCATTGCGTTCACGGCAGAACAACACGTATTCGCCATGTTCGCGACCGGGCATCAGCACAATGACGGCCTGCGGCTCGGGGAAACCGCTGAGGTACTGGAAATCGCTGTCCTGACGGTAGACGTGCTCGACGTCGCGGTTGCGGATGGCTACCGCGGCGGCGGGCAGGATGGCGATGCTGTTGGGTACCATCTGCGCCATCAGGGCCTTGCGGCGACGGCTGTATTCCGATTTCGGGATATGAATCATGGGCAGATGGCTATTCCTGGCTCGCGATTAGTGCAACGACGGTTTGGCGGCAGCCGGTGCGTCCGGCTTTTTGGTCTCGGTGAACAGCAGCAGCGGCGCGACGCGCAGGTATTCCATGACTTCCATGTAATCGCTCTCGCCGTCGTCGGACTCTTCCAGGGCGTCTTGCACCTGGGCGATGGCCGCCAGATCCTGCAGCACTTCGGTGGCTTCAGGGCTCAGGGCGTT carries:
- the gcvT gene encoding glycine cleavage system aminomethyltransferase GcvT, whose translation is MGQRTPLYDLHLALGAKMVDFGGWDMPLHYGSQVEEHHQVRRDCGVFDVSHMTVIDVGGPQAKAWLQHLLANDVERLHSPGRALYSTMLNERGGIVDDMIVYRLDDDYRLVVNASTRNQDLAWMQAHLGDYDVQLNERSELAMLAIQGPQARQKIAELVTQSRGNLIQLLKPFEGQPDGDWFIARTGYTGEDGLEIILPADQAPGFFNDLVGAGISPIGLGARDTLRVEAGMNLYGQDIHQDVSPLASNMAWSIAWEPATRQFIGRTALEAERAGGVQHKLVGLVLEERGVLRAHQVVRIANVGEGEITSGSFSPTLSKSIALARVPMATADRAEVEIRGKWYPVRVVKPTFVRHGKTLI
- a CDS encoding extracellular solute-binding protein, with translation MLAPKRLLTALALALIGSTLAQAADEVVVYSSRIDELIKPVFDAYTAKTGVQVKFITDKEAPLMQRIKAEGENATADLLLTVDAGNLWQAEQMGILQPFTSKTIDANIPLQYRSSAHAWTGLSLRARTIAYSTDRVKPGELTTYEGLADKNWEGRLCLRTAKKVYNQSLTATMIEVHGAEKTEKILKGWVNNLSTDVFSDDIAVLEAINAGQCDVGIVNTYYYGRLHKQKPDLAVKLFWPNQGDRGVHVNLSGIGLTKHAPHPEAAKALVEWMTTPEAQKIFADVNQEFPANPAVQPSAEVASWGKFVADTLPVEIAGKRQAEAIRMMDRAGWN
- the pepP gene encoding Xaa-Pro aminopeptidase is translated as MIHIPKSEYSRRRKALMAQMVPNSIAILPAAAVAIRNRDVEHVYRQDSDFQYLSGFPEPQAVIVLMPGREHGEYVLFCRERNAERELWDGLRAGQEGAIRDFGADDAFPITDIDDILPGLIEGRDRVYSAMGSNPEFDRHLMDWINVIRSKAHLGAQPPNEFVALDHLLHDMRLYKSAAEVKVMREAARISGQAHIRAMQASRAGLHEFSLEAELDYEFRKGGAKMPAYGSIVASGRNSCILHYQQNDAVLKDGDLVLIDAGCEIDCYASDITRTWPVNGKYSPEQKAIYELVLAAQEAAFAEIAPDKHWNQAHEATVRVITAGLVKLGLLQGDVDELIAGEAHKAFYMHRAGHWLGMDVHDVGEYKVGGEWRVLEVGMALTVEPGIYIAPDNQNVAKKWRGIGVRIEDDVVVTKTGCEILTHGVPKTVAEIEALMAAARTQAA
- a CDS encoding iron ABC transporter permease, giving the protein MAHPAQRRWYPLVFAIAALVLLPLSVLLLSWQTIDQQIWSHLWDTQMSRLLGNTLTLVLGVGVGVTVLGVSLAWLTSLCEFPGRRWLDWALMLPFAIPAYVLAFVFVGLLDFAGPVQTLLREWFGSGIRWPRVRSTGGVIVVLVLVFYPYVYLLARTAFLAQGKGLMEAARVLGQSPWQAFWRVALPMARPAIGAGVALALMETLADFGAVSVFNFDTFTTAIYKTWYGFFSLSTAAQLASLLLLVVMVVLYGERRARGANRASNERPRIKALYHLHGFKALAAMSWCGLVFACAFVIPMLQLVVWFWQRGRFDLDERYAGLIVHTLYLGGMAALITVGVALVLAFARRLAPTRAIRSGVSLANLGYALPGSVLAVSIMLAFSYLDRELVIPFSNWLGGAGKPLLLGSLSALLLAYLVRFIAVAYGPLESSLARIRPSLPEAARSLGVSGPRLFFKVYLPLLLPGTLSAALLVFVDVLKEMPATLLMRPFGWDTLAVRIFEMTSEGEWARASLPALTLVLVGLLPVIGLIRRSAHQNS
- the gcvP gene encoding aminomethyl-transferring glycine dehydrogenase, coding for MSQLPSLSQLRDPNAFLRRHLGPDAAEQQAMLDSLGLGSRVELIEQTVPPGIRLNRALDLPPALDEEAALAKLRGYAEQNQVWTSLIGMGYHATLTPPVIVRNVLENPGWYTAYTPYQPEIAQGRLEALLNFQQLTIDLTGLELANASLLDEATAAAEAMALAKRVAKSRSNLFFVDENCHPQTISVVQTRAEGFGFELVIDAVDNLKQHQVFGALLQYPDTHGEIRDLRPLIDHLHAQQALACVATDLLSLLLLTPPGELGADVVFGSSQRFGVPMGYGGPHAAFFASRDEYKRAIPGRIIGVSKDARGNVALRMALQTREQHIRREKANSNICTAQVLLANIASFYAVYHGPEGLKRIAQRVHRLTCILAEGLARHGITRLNQHFFDTLTLEVGGTQTAIIESARAVQINLRILGRGQLGLSLDETSDERTVAKLFDVFLGADHGLDVDDLDAETLACGIPDGLLRTSPYLRHPVFSAHHSETEMLRYLKQLENKDLALNQSMIPLGSCTMKLNATSEMIPITWPQFANLHPFVPKEQAVGYSLMIEELERWLCAITGFDAICMQPNSGAQGEYAGLLAIRKYHASRDQGARDICLIPSSAHGTNPASAQMAGMRVVIVECDEAGNVDLDDLKQKAAAASDKLACLMATYPSTHGVYEEGISEICEVIHSHGGQVYMDGANLNAQVGLARPADIGADVSHMNLHKTFCIPHGGGGPGMGPIGVRAHLAPFVANHPVVPIEGPLPENGAVSAAPWGSASILPISWMYIAMMGPQLADASEVAILAANYLAQHLSGAFPVLYTGRNERVAHECILDLRPLKALTGISEEDVAKRLMDYGFHAPTMSFPVPGTLMVEPTESESKAELDRFIGAMLSIRAEITEVQNGNWSAEDNPLKRSPHTLADITGVWERPYSIEQAVTPDAHTKAHKYWPVVNRVDNVYGDRNLFCACVPVDEYR
- the gcvH gene encoding glycine cleavage system protein GcvH, which translates into the protein MSDIPADLRFAESHEWARLEADGTLTVGISDHAQEALGDVVFVELTEVGTVFAAGDQSGVVESVKAASDIYSPVAGEVIAINEELSANPELLNSDPYGAWIFKLKPSNAADLDKLLDAAGYKAAIGE
- a CDS encoding 2-octaprenyl-3-methyl-6-methoxy-1,4-benzoquinol hydroxylase, whose amino-acid sequence is MRADLLIVGAGMVGSALALALQDSGLEVLLLDGSPMTVKPFDAQAPFEPRVSALSIASQRILDRLGVWDGIVDRRSSPYTDMHVWDGSGTGQIHFSATSVHAEVLGHIVENRVVQDALLDRLHDCDLGMLANARLEQMRRSGDDWLLTLADGRTLRAPLVIAADGANSAVRRLAGLATREWDYLHHAIVTSVRSTEPHRMTAWQRFTDDGPLAFLPLERDGRQDWCSIVWSTTPSEAERLMALDDAGFCKELERAFEGRLGTVLSADPRLCVPLRQRHAKRYVAEGLALIGDAAHTIHPLAGQGVNLGFLDAAVLAEVLLQAAGRGERLADVKVLSRYERRRMPHNLALMAAMEGFERLFQADPLPVRWLRNAGLKMVDQMPEAKALFVREALGLIGDLPALAKA
- the ubiH gene encoding 2-octaprenyl-6-methoxyphenyl hydroxylase — translated: MSRVNLAIIGGGLVGASLALALQAGAKARGWKIVLIEPFAPGDTYQPSYDARSSALSYGARQIYQRLGAWQEISRRAEPIKQIHVSDRGRFSTARLSAMEEGVPALGYVVENAWLGQCLWQGLDKDVISWRCPAEVTRMEPLTDGYRLVLNDETTLECDLAVLADGGRSGLREQLGIGIKTRPYHQSALIANVTPSEAHNGTAFERFTDEGPMALLPLPDNRCALIWTRLGMDAQRLAALDERSFLSELQGVFGYRLGTLKQVGVRHLYPLSLIEAEEQVRPHLAILGNAAHSLHPIAGQGFNLSLRDAQALADALLGSENPPGDFATLQAYRERQRLDQSLTVGFSDQVTRLFGSTQPLVSLGRNIGLLGLDLLPPAKRWFARQAMGLGTRPDV